One genomic window of Molothrus aeneus isolate 106 chromosome 22, BPBGC_Maene_1.0, whole genome shotgun sequence includes the following:
- the TBCEL gene encoding tubulin-specific chaperone cofactor E-like protein — MDQPSGRSFMQVLCEKYSPENFPYRRGPGMGVHVPATPQGSPMKDRLNLPSVLVLNSCGITCAGDENEIAAFCAHVFELDLSDNKLEDWHEVSKIVSNVPHLEFLNLSSNPLSLSVLERSCAGSFAGVRKLVLNNSKASWETVHTILQELPDLEELFLCLNDYETVSCSPVCCQSLKLLHITDNNLQDWTEIRKLGIMFPSLDTLILANNNLTTIEESEDSLARLFPNLRSINLHKSGLHCWEDIDKLNSFPKLEEVKLLGIPLLQSYTTEERRKLLIARLPSITKLNGSIVADGEREDSERFFIRYYMELPEEEVPFRYHELVTKYGKLEPLAVVDLRPQSSAKVEVHFQDKVEEMSIRLDQTVAELKKHLKTVVQLSTSNMLLFYLDQEAPFGPEEMKYSSRALHSYGIRDGDKIYVEPRMK, encoded by the exons ATGGACCAGCCCAGTGGAAGGAGTTTCATGCAAGTTCTGTGTGAGAAATACAGCCCTGAGAACTTCCCCTACCGCCGTGGGCCTGGCATGGGGGTGCACGTCCCAGCCACTCCACAGGGCTCACCTATGAAAG ACCGCCTGAACCTGCCCAGTGTGCTGGTGCTCAACAGCTGTGGCATCACCTGTGCCGGGGACGAGAACGAGATCGCCGCCTTCTGCGCCCACGTCTTCGAGCTCGACCTCTCTGACAACAAACTGGAAGACTGGCACGAG GTCAGTAAAATTGTGTCCAACGTCCCTCACTTGGAGTTTCTAAACCTGAGTTCCAACCCTCTCAGTTTGTCCGTTTTAGAGAGAAGTTGCGCTGGGTCTTTCGCTGGCGTCCGCAAACTTGTGCTCAACAACAGCAAAGCTTCCTGGGAAACAGTGCACACCATCCTGCAGGAATTGCCTGA CTTGGAGGAACTCTTCCTGTGCCTTAATGACTACGAAACAGTGTCTTGTTCTCCAGTTTGCTGTCAGTCTCTCAAGCTACTCCACATAACTGACAACAATCTTCAAGACTGGACTGAAATTCGAAAGTTGGGAATTATGTTTCCATCACTGGACACACTTATCCTGGCTAACAACAACCTCACCACCATTGAAGAGTCAGAAGATTCCCTGGCAAGGCTCTTCCCCAACCTAAGATCCATCAACTTGCACAAGTCAG gTCTGCATTGCTGGGAAGACATTGACAAGTTAAATTCTTTCCCGAAGCTCGAGGAAGTGAAATTGCTGGGAATTCCTCTGCTGCAGTCTTACACCACCGAGGAACGCAGGAAGCTGCTAATAGCCAG GTTGCCATCCATCACCAAGCTCAACGGCAGCATCGTGGCCGACGGCGAGCGCGAGGACTCGGAGCGCTTCTTCATCCGCTATTACATGGAGCTCCCTGAGGAGGAGGTCCCCTTCAG GTATCACGAGCTGGTAACCAAGTATGGGAAGCTGGAGCCCTTGGCAGTGGTGGACCTGCGGCCTCAGAGCAGCGCCAAGGTGGAGGTTCACTTCCAGGACAAGGTGGAGGAGATGTCCATCCGCCTCGACCAGACTGTGGCAGAGCTGAAGAAGCACTTAAAAACTGTGGTGCAGCTGTCAACAAGCAACATGCTGCTCTTCTACTTGGACCAGGAAGCTCCTTTTGGTCCTGAGGAGATGAAATACAGCTCGCGGGCGCTGCATTCCTACGGCATCCGGGATGGGGATAAAATTTACGTGGAGCCCAGAATGAAATAG